A stretch of Antennarius striatus isolate MH-2024 chromosome 6, ASM4005453v1, whole genome shotgun sequence DNA encodes these proteins:
- the LOC137596211 gene encoding uncharacterized protein, with the protein MHPEKSLSLVIKQISSNDWEKKVMGMGILQVLARNHSLILKPKLHLVCSFIIAELKTGCPAVVSSAINTLHELYVHLKTAMDPETEVTGQALLLKTKENISATTQEEINAALEALVQNCGYICVADVLLNTGVGHRSVAIRYTTAKLLHQLANRMGVDRVMTAGRGFNERFLVAVSKLSMDVAQEVKDHGQKILRELSIHKTFQMLCKRALPERNRNPLARILGNPAANDCKRRDEPRLNTRAKVVPNVYGHKTTTNKVDELPTGNQKMIPPTTKNKTAKPLTKPRKIITNGCTQQTATNQNVELQPLTDPEKSLSLSFTQLSSDDWEKKVNGMNVIRALARHHSLVLKPKLKQVCQILSAEVKNLRSVVSCLATSTLRELYINLQTAMDVEAETTGRALLLKLGEQRLDFEKQSVQTALDAMVENCSCKCAIKILLDTGLNHRSVPVRGTTAKLFHQVVEKMGVDKLMTASRHQAESLLLAISKLAVDPAQEVRHYGRAILQDMSLHEDFEKMWLTVVPDKDRHLLQNVLNKQP; encoded by the exons GGAGAAGAAAGTAATGGGCATGGGAATATTGCAAGTTCTGGCAAGAAATCATTCATTGATCCTGAAGCCCAAACTCCACCTTGTCTGCTCTTTCATTATTGCAGAG TTGAAAACCGGGTGCCCAGCAGTTGTCTCCTCTGCTATAAACACATTACATGAGCTCTATGTTCATCTCAAGACTGCCATGGACCCAGAGACTGAAGTAACAGGCCAAGCTCTGCTGCTTAAAACTAAAGAAAACATAAGTGCCACCACTCAAGAGGAAATCAATGCTGCTCTTGAAGCGCTGGTGCAGAACTGTGGCTACATTTGTGTTGCCGATGTCCTGCTTAACACTGGTGTTGG tcACCGTTCTGTTGCTATAAGATATACCACAGCAAAACTCCTCCACCAGCTGGCCAACAGAATGGGTGTTGATCGCGTGATGACAGCAGGAAGGGGTTTCAATGAACGCTTCCTTGTTGCTGTTTCAAAACTGTCCATGGATGTTGCACAGGAAGTGAA GGACCATGGTCAAAAAATCCTGAGGGAACTGTCCATCCACAAGACCTTTCAAATGCTGTGCAAACGGGCTCTgccagagagaaacagaaatccTCTGGCAAGGATTCTTGGGAACCCAGCAGCCAATGACTGCAAGAGAAGAGATGAACCACGGTTAAACACTCGAGCTAAAGTGGTGCCAAATGTTTACGGCCACAAAACCACCACCAACAAAGTCGATGAGTTGCCAACGGGGAACCAAAAAATGATACCACCAActacaaagaacaaaacagctAAGCCATTGACTAAACCAAGAAAGATAATAACCAATGGATGCACCCAACAAACTGCAACAAACCAAAATGTTGAGCTGCAGCCATTGACGGACCCAGAGAAGAgcctttctctctccttcacacAGCTCTCCTCAGATGACTG GGAGAAGAAAGTAAATGGCATGAACGTAATACGAGCTTTGGCAAGACACCATTCTTTGGTCCTGAAGCCCAAACTCAAGCAAGTGTGTCAGATCCTTAGTGCAGAG GTGAAAAACTTGCGCTCAGTAGTTTCCTGTTTGGCTACAAGCACATTACGTGAACTATACATTAACCTCCAGACGGCCATGGACGTGGAGGCTGAAACAACTGGACGAGCTCTGCTGCTGAAACTGGGAGAGCAGAGACTGGACTTTGAGAAACAGTCAGTCCAAACAGCACTTGATGCAATGGTCGAGAACTGCAGCTGCAAATGTGCCATCAAGATTCTGCTTGACACAGGACTGAA CCACCGTTCTGTTCCCGTCAGAGGGACCACAGCCAAACTTTTTCACCAGGTGGTTGAAAAAATGGGAGTGGATAAGCTGATGACAGCAAGTAGGCATCAGGCCGAGAGCTTGCTTCTTGCTATCTCAAAACTGGCTGTGGATCCGGCACAGGAAGTGAG ACACTATGGTCGAGCCATCCTTCAAGATATGTCGCTCCACGAGGACTTTGAAAAGATGTGGCTGACAGTTGTACCAGACAAAGACCGACATCTGCTGCAAAACGTTCTGAACAAACAGCCTTAA